A genomic region of Myxosarcina sp. GI1 contains the following coding sequences:
- the trpD gene encoding anthranilate phosphoribosyltransferase: MISGKTDLDFSQLLQQLLEGRSLSQAQAAELMTGWLQENIPIVVSGAILAAIQAKGVSADELAGMAQVLKSQSRQQPEVRHDLPVIDTCGTGGDGAATFNISTAVAFVVAAAGVRVAKHGNRSASSKVGSADVLEYLGVNLKAPTEQVRSALDEVGITFLFAPGWHPAMKAVAPLRTTLKVRTVFNLLGPLVNPLSPTGQVIGVYDPKFISSMAEALNRLKISKAIVLHGRERLDEAGLGDKSDLALLSEGKVNYSAIDPQELGLTHASLAELKGGEVNENAAILKNVLQGKGKRSQQDVVALNAALALQVAELVPFGDNLQSIETAREIIASGAAWQKLEELVKFLS; encoded by the coding sequence AGATTTAGACTTTTCCCAACTCTTACAGCAACTCTTAGAAGGTCGTTCTCTATCTCAAGCTCAAGCGGCTGAATTGATGACGGGGTGGCTACAAGAAAACATTCCCATCGTCGTTTCGGGGGCAATTTTGGCGGCAATACAAGCTAAGGGAGTATCTGCCGACGAACTAGCAGGAATGGCACAGGTACTAAAATCTCAGTCCAGGCAACAGCCAGAAGTTCGACACGACTTGCCAGTTATCGACACCTGCGGTACGGGAGGCGACGGTGCTGCTACTTTTAATATTTCTACTGCGGTAGCGTTTGTAGTGGCAGCAGCAGGTGTTAGAGTTGCCAAACATGGCAATCGTTCTGCTTCTAGCAAAGTTGGTTCGGCAGATGTTTTAGAGTATTTGGGAGTAAATCTCAAGGCACCAACCGAACAGGTGCGCTCGGCACTAGATGAAGTAGGAATTACTTTTTTATTCGCTCCTGGGTGGCACCCTGCCATGAAAGCTGTCGCTCCTTTAAGAACTACCCTCAAAGTTAGAACGGTATTTAACTTATTAGGTCCTCTGGTCAATCCTCTTTCTCCTACAGGTCAGGTAATTGGCGTGTATGACCCTAAGTTTATCAGCAGTATGGCGGAGGCTTTAAATCGGCTCAAAATCTCAAAGGCAATTGTCTTACACGGTCGAGAAAGATTAGATGAAGCAGGGTTGGGGGACAAAAGCGATCTGGCATTGTTGAGCGAGGGGAAAGTTAACTATAGTGCGATCGATCCCCAAGAATTAGGTTTGACTCACGCCTCTTTAGCAGAATTAAAAGGAGGAGAAGTGAACGAGAACGCTGCTATTTTAAAAAACGTTTTACAAGGCAAAGGCAAGCGATCGCAACAGGATGTAGTGGCTTTAAATGCTGCTTTAGCTTTACAGGTTGCCGAGTTAGTGCCTTTTGGCGATAATCTTCAAAGTATAGAAACAGCACGAGAAATTATTGCCAGTGGTGCGGCATGGCAGAAACTAGAGGAATTAGTTAAGTTTTTAAGTTAG
- a CDS encoding DUF2997 domain-containing protein, translated as METLEFIIYPDGRVKETVTGIVGSSCQEVTRAIEAQLGVVVSQLQTSDYYAQQVNQSEKVATQSTFSASDW; from the coding sequence ATGGAAACACTAGAATTTATCATTTATCCTGACGGCAGAGTAAAAGAAACGGTTACAGGCATTGTCGGGTCTTCTTGTCAAGAGGTGACCAGGGCAATTGAAGCGCAGCTTGGAGTAGTAGTTTCTCAATTGCAAACTTCAGATTACTACGCTCAACAAGTAAATCAGTCGGAAAAAGTTGCCACTCAAAGCACCTTTAGTGCATCGGATTGGTAA
- the ybeY gene encoding rRNA maturation RNase YbeY — translation MNSITAQIQLTAFIENHYSKAITEDLDNISSIDWNRWFQNWINFLQPQIFNNTYKRHEYPKQLRSRQPMLQTPSPKADDAFTSRIRRTRSYELSLRLTSDREMATFNRQYRHQDRATDVLAFAALETDMPQITDFDEPLYLGDIIISLDTALRQAQSHNHSLTKELAWLSSHGLLHLLGWDHPDEASLTEMLDRQSDLLSLVGL, via the coding sequence ATGAATTCAATTACGGCTCAGATTCAGCTTACAGCTTTTATCGAAAATCATTACTCGAAAGCAATTACTGAGGATCTGGACAATATTAGCTCGATCGATTGGAACCGTTGGTTTCAAAACTGGATTAATTTCTTACAGCCCCAAATTTTTAATAATACCTACAAACGACACGAGTACCCGAAACAGCTACGCAGCCGCCAGCCCATGCTGCAAACGCCTTCTCCGAAGGCTGATGACGCATTCACGTCGCGTATTCGGAGGACGCGTTCTTATGAACTCAGCTTGAGATTGACAAGCGATCGCGAAATGGCAACTTTTAATCGCCAATATCGTCATCAAGATCGGGCGACGGATGTTTTGGCATTTGCTGCATTAGAAACAGATATGCCCCAAATAACAGATTTCGACGAACCGCTATATTTAGGAGATATTATTATTTCTCTCGATACTGCCCTCAGACAAGCACAGTCGCACAATCATTCTTTAACTAAAGAATTAGCTTGGTTGTCGAGTCATGGTTTATTGCATCTTTTAGGATGGGATCATCCAGATGAAGCTAGTCTGACTGAAATGCTCGATCGCCAGTCAGATTTATTAAGCCTAGTTGGTTTATAG
- a CDS encoding diacylglycerol/polyprenol kinase family protein: MLYLAILVLIAEGLSRFVANDSELTRKIVHIGSGNVIMLAWWLNISTTVIISAAVIAAAIAVSSYFLPILPSINSVGRNSLGTLFYAISIGVLAALFWQDYPQYTTIGILVMAWGDGMAAIIGQNFGNHTYKIGKITKSWEGSLAMAISAFIVCASILLAVEGQSWQNWSISLIVAIVATALEAFSLLGIDNLTVPIGSATLCFWCVRVLLN, translated from the coding sequence ATGCTGTATCTGGCAATTTTAGTTCTTATTGCCGAGGGATTAAGCCGCTTTGTGGCTAATGATTCCGAACTGACCAGAAAGATAGTTCATATTGGCAGCGGCAATGTAATTATGCTCGCCTGGTGGCTGAATATTTCCACTACCGTAATTATTAGTGCCGCCGTAATTGCGGCAGCGATCGCCGTAAGTTCTTATTTTTTGCCTATTCTGCCAAGTATTAACAGTGTCGGACGCAACAGTCTGGGTACGCTATTTTATGCCATCAGCATCGGTGTTTTAGCGGCTTTGTTTTGGCAAGATTATCCTCAATACACCACAATTGGCATTTTAGTAATGGCCTGGGGAGATGGTATGGCGGCTATTATCGGACAAAATTTTGGCAATCACACTTATAAAATTGGCAAGATTACTAAAAGCTGGGAAGGTTCTCTGGCAATGGCAATTTCAGCATTTATAGTTTGCGCTTCGATCCTGCTCGCAGTTGAGGGTCAAAGCTGGCAGAATTGGTCAATTTCCCTTATCGTGGCAATAGTAGCTACTGCTTTAGAAGCTTTTTCGCTTCTAGGAATTGATAATTTAACCGTTCCTATTGGCAGTGCTACACTCTGTTTTTGGTGTGTTCGAGTATTATTAAATTAA
- a CDS encoding DUF1257 domain-containing protein, producing MSHFSNIKTKIRNLSSLKAALNDVGVNWKSGPAQVRGYQGQTRQAEVLIEQNNNYDVGFSWNGSEYELVADLQYWQQPLTVDGFLRQVTQRYAYHTVVNEASNQGFSISEQQQNKDGSLRLVVQRWSA from the coding sequence ATGTCACATTTTAGTAATATCAAAACCAAGATTCGCAATTTGTCTTCATTAAAAGCCGCTCTCAACGATGTAGGAGTAAATTGGAAATCAGGTCCCGCGCAAGTCCGAGGATATCAGGGGCAAACTCGCCAAGCCGAAGTGCTAATCGAACAAAACAATAACTACGATGTTGGTTTTAGCTGGAACGGCAGTGAATATGAGTTAGTAGCCGACCTGCAATATTGGCAACAGCCCCTAACGGTAGACGGTTTTTTAAGACAGGTAACTCAACGTTATGCCTATCATACTGTTGTCAACGAAGCTAGTAATCAAGGATTTTCAATTTCAGAACAACAACAAAATAAAGACGGTTCGCTCCGTCTCGTAGTTCAACGCTGGAGTGCGTAA
- a CDS encoding aminodeoxychorismate/anthranilate synthase component II has protein sequence MIIVIDNYDSFTYNLVQYLGELGQEFPVAKDIKVYRNDRIDLETIEALKPDGVVISPGPGRPEDAGISLQLIEKLGSRLPILGVCLGHQSIGQVFGGKIVAAPSLMHGKTSEVSHQNVGVFKGIDSPFTATRYHSLVIDRSSIPDVLEITAWVEDGTIMGVRHRNFPHIQGVQFHPESILTNSGKQLLRNFLESIS, from the coding sequence TTGATTATAGTTATAGACAACTACGATAGTTTTACTTATAACTTAGTTCAATATCTAGGAGAGTTGGGACAAGAGTTTCCAGTTGCCAAAGATATTAAAGTGTATCGGAACGATCGCATCGATTTAGAAACTATTGAAGCTTTAAAGCCAGATGGTGTAGTTATTTCTCCCGGTCCAGGTCGTCCTGAAGATGCGGGGATTTCACTACAGTTAATCGAAAAGCTCGGCTCCAGGCTGCCTATTTTAGGAGTTTGTCTGGGTCATCAAAGTATCGGGCAGGTGTTTGGCGGTAAAATTGTTGCCGCTCCCAGCTTGATGCACGGCAAAACCTCCGAAGTCAGCCATCAAAATGTGGGCGTATTTAAAGGAATCGATTCGCCTTTTACCGCTACGCGATACCATAGTTTGGTAATCGATCGCAGTTCCATACCCGACGTTTTAGAAATAACTGCCTGGGTAGAAGACGGGACGATTATGGGCGTACGCCATCGGAACTTTCCTCATATTCAAGGAGTCCAATTTCATCCAGAAAGTATTCTGACTAATTCGGGCAAGCAATTACTGCGTAATTTTTTAGAATCTATCAGTTGA
- a CDS encoding ferredoxin, which produces MSDFSNTSNRSGFEPELGGIFRESETRTGFEPELGGALRQKGAYVDENRCIGCKHCAHTAPNTFYIESEHGRARVFNQDGDSLEIIEEAIDTCPVNCIHWVDWIELKQLEADRKYQIIEHLALPPAMRKSSMNKKSRMPGKIK; this is translated from the coding sequence ATGTCCGATTTTTCTAATACCTCCAATCGCTCTGGTTTTGAGCCAGAATTAGGGGGTATATTCCGAGAATCAGAAACTAGAACGGGTTTTGAGCCAGAATTAGGTGGAGCTTTGCGCCAAAAAGGTGCATATGTCGATGAAAATAGATGTATCGGCTGCAAACACTGCGCCCATACCGCACCTAATACTTTTTATATCGAATCGGAACACGGACGAGCTAGAGTCTTCAATCAAGATGGTGATTCATTAGAAATTATCGAAGAGGCGATCGATACTTGTCCTGTAAACTGCATTCACTGGGTAGACTGGATCGAACTCAAGCAGTTAGAGGCAGACCGCAAATATCAAATTATCGAACATTTAGCTTTGCCGCCAGCAATGAGAAAATCATCGATGAATAAAAAAAGCCGTATGCCTGGAAAAATTAAATAA
- a CDS encoding MBL fold metallo-hydrolase has product MKRRQLICYGVGGAVGAIAANWVSASKSLAQNTSESITIEYFGHTCFLFTGNGLKVLVNPFRAAGCTAGYSLPQVEVDVVLISSFLLDEGAVEEVAGNPRIITQSGDYQVGNIKFQGISTPHDREGGRRFGKNTAWRWNQAGINILHLGGAAAPITIEEKILMGSPDVVLIPVGGGAKAYDPQQAKKAISALNPKVVIPTQYLTAAANKENCDLVGVEEFLNLTSEMEVKRLDSNSISIKPTDLPQEGTLVRVLNYT; this is encoded by the coding sequence ATGAAACGGCGACAGTTAATCTGTTATGGTGTGGGAGGAGCAGTAGGAGCGATCGCTGCTAACTGGGTTTCTGCCTCTAAATCTCTGGCTCAAAACACCAGCGAATCAATAACCATAGAGTATTTTGGTCATACCTGTTTTTTGTTTACAGGTAACGGTTTGAAAGTTTTGGTCAATCCCTTTCGTGCCGCAGGCTGTACTGCTGGCTATTCGCTTCCCCAGGTAGAAGTAGATGTGGTCTTAATTAGCAGCTTTCTCTTAGATGAGGGGGCGGTAGAAGAAGTAGCGGGTAACCCCAGAATTATTACTCAATCTGGAGATTATCAAGTAGGCAATATTAAATTTCAGGGAATCAGTACCCCACACGACCGCGAAGGCGGCAGGCGTTTTGGCAAAAATACTGCCTGGCGTTGGAATCAGGCAGGAATTAATATTCTGCATTTAGGCGGTGCCGCAGCACCGATTACCATCGAAGAAAAAATTCTCATGGGTAGTCCCGATGTGGTGCTAATTCCCGTCGGTGGTGGGGCCAAAGCCTACGATCCCCAACAGGCTAAAAAAGCAATTTCCGCACTCAATCCTAAAGTAGTAATTCCCACTCAGTATCTTACTGCTGCTGCTAATAAAGAAAATTGCGATCTTGTAGGAGTAGAAGAATTTTTAAATTTGACTTCCGAGATGGAAGTCAAAAGATTAGATAGCAATAGTATTTCTATTAAGCCTACAGATCTACCCCAAGAAGGTACTTTAGTTCGAGTTCTCAACTATACTTAA
- a CDS encoding fatty acyl-AMP ligase, translating into MVNYLTAVDILLHRAAIAPEQTAYTFLADGVNESGKVTYRELDTQARAIAAKLQSTLKSGDRALLIYPYDKGLEFIAAFMGCLYAGVIAVTDYPPQQTKSISKFQNRLVDSQAKVILTNHSLLERIKGNIASYVKLSPKLAELPWIASDRVELNLASNWQQPKLNSDTLAFFQYTSGSTGNPKGVMVTHGNILHNSEVIKQAFQHHQQTKILMWLPMFHDMGLVGGVMQPLYGGYPAVLMSPLALIQQPVLWLQAMSRYQITTSGGPNFAYDLLCQKVTPQQRETLDLSHWEVAFSGAETVRAETLAKFAELYAPCGFKPEAFYPCYGMAEATLFITGVDKTKYPQVLYLSEPDLAENKVVCVEPDTERAKAVVSCGCPWLGDEIIIVDPETLTRCPSNRVGEIWVNGRGVAKGYWQQPEATERDFNAHLANNKETTYLRTGDLGFIRDGELYIVGRIKDVMIIWGTYRYPQHIEQTVQDAHPALRTNAGAAFAVEIAGEERLVIASEVERTFLRRLPVEEIITAIRQAVGIEHTVDVYTILLLKTGSIPKTTSGKIQRRACRQGFLDGTLNLVGKWQQKDLSQSNITDLMQRMAE; encoded by the coding sequence ATGGTTAACTATTTAACAGCAGTCGATATTTTACTCCACAGAGCCGCAATTGCTCCAGAACAAACTGCCTATACTTTTTTAGCAGATGGCGTAAACGAATCGGGTAAAGTAACTTATCGAGAATTAGATACTCAGGCAAGAGCGATCGCTGCCAAGCTGCAAAGTACACTTAAATCGGGCGACCGCGCCTTGCTAATCTATCCCTATGATAAGGGATTAGAGTTTATTGCTGCTTTTATGGGCTGTTTGTATGCAGGAGTAATTGCCGTTACCGATTATCCTCCCCAGCAAACCAAATCCATTTCCAAGTTTCAAAATCGCCTTGTTGACTCTCAAGCTAAGGTAATTCTCACTAACCACAGTCTTTTAGAACGAATTAAGGGCAATATAGCGAGTTACGTCAAACTATCTCCTAAGTTAGCAGAATTACCTTGGATAGCTAGCGATCGCGTAGAGCTAAATTTAGCTAGCAACTGGCAGCAGCCAAAACTAAACAGCGATACTCTAGCTTTTTTCCAATACACCTCTGGTTCGACAGGAAACCCTAAAGGAGTGATGGTAACTCACGGCAACATCCTGCACAACTCTGAAGTAATCAAACAGGCTTTTCAACATCATCAACAGACCAAAATTTTGATGTGGCTGCCTATGTTTCACGATATGGGCTTAGTAGGTGGTGTAATGCAGCCGTTATACGGAGGCTATCCCGCAGTTTTAATGTCGCCGCTAGCTCTAATTCAACAGCCAGTTTTATGGCTACAGGCTATGTCTCGCTATCAAATTACTACTAGTGGCGGACCAAACTTTGCTTACGATCTCTTGTGCCAAAAAGTTACTCCCCAACAAAGAGAGACGCTCGATCTCAGCCATTGGGAAGTGGCTTTTTCTGGTGCTGAAACAGTAAGGGCTGAAACTTTAGCTAAATTTGCCGAACTATACGCTCCCTGTGGTTTTAAGCCAGAGGCTTTTTATCCTTGCTACGGGATGGCAGAAGCAACTCTATTTATTACGGGAGTCGATAAAACTAAATATCCCCAGGTTTTGTATCTCAGCGAGCCAGATTTAGCCGAAAACAAGGTTGTCTGCGTCGAACCAGATACAGAACGGGCAAAAGCAGTAGTTAGTTGTGGTTGCCCTTGGTTGGGCGATGAAATTATCATTGTAGATCCAGAAACCTTAACCAGATGTCCGAGCAATCGCGTCGGCGAAATTTGGGTCAATGGCAGAGGAGTTGCTAAAGGCTACTGGCAGCAGCCAGAAGCAACAGAACGAGACTTTAATGCTCATCTTGCCAACAATAAAGAAACAACCTATTTACGCACTGGAGACTTGGGATTTATCCGCGATGGCGAACTCTATATCGTCGGGCGGATCAAAGATGTAATGATTATCTGGGGTACATATCGCTATCCCCAACACATCGAACAAACGGTTCAAGATGCCCATCCCGCACTAAGAACTAATGCAGGTGCTGCTTTTGCTGTAGAAATTGCGGGAGAAGAAAGATTGGTTATCGCTAGCGAAGTAGAGAGAACTTTCTTACGGCGTTTACCTGTAGAAGAAATTATAACGGCTATTCGCCAAGCAGTAGGAATAGAACATACTGTAGATGTCTACACCATACTGTTACTCAAAACGGGCAGCATTCCTAAAACTACCAGCGGGAAAATTCAGCGTCGCGCTTGTCGTCAAGGCTTTTTAGACGGTACTTTAAACTTAGTAGGTAAGTGGCAACAAAAAGATCTCAGTCAAAGTAATATTACCGACTTGATGCAAAGAATGGCAGAGTAA
- a CDS encoding saccharopine dehydrogenase-like oxidoreductase, giving the protein MIVDRVNQPLRIGVLGFGGLGQAAARVLAPKSEMIWTAAADQKGYAYCQTGLDVNTAVEAYRDRHSLGYLEPYGTFSNTSIQDLLTNAAVDGYFLALPNLPNTFMADVVRQFIRSGWQGVLVDALKRTSAVEQLLELRSELQQAKITYLTGCGATPGLLTAAAAVAAQSFAEIHSVKITFGVGIANWEAYRATIREDIAHMPGYDVERARNMSDREVAALLDKTNGILALENMEHADDIMLELAGICGRDRVTVGGVVDTRNPKKPLSTNVKITGRTFEGKISTHTFTLGDETSMAANVCGPAFGYLKAGAALNGRGIFGLFTAAEIMPQFVR; this is encoded by the coding sequence ATGATTGTAGACAGAGTGAACCAACCCCTAAGAATTGGTGTTTTGGGTTTTGGAGGTTTGGGACAAGCCGCAGCCAGAGTTTTGGCTCCAAAAAGCGAAATGATTTGGACGGCAGCAGCAGACCAAAAAGGCTACGCTTACTGTCAGACAGGATTAGATGTTAATACGGCAGTTGAAGCCTATAGAGATCGCCATTCTTTGGGTTATCTCGAACCTTACGGTACTTTTAGTAACACTAGCATTCAAGATTTATTGACCAATGCTGCTGTAGATGGATATTTTCTAGCATTGCCCAATCTACCCAATACTTTTATGGCAGATGTTGTCCGACAGTTCATTCGCTCTGGGTGGCAGGGAGTACTAGTTGATGCTCTCAAACGCACTAGTGCGGTAGAACAACTGTTAGAATTACGCTCCGAACTACAGCAAGCAAAAATCACCTATCTAACAGGTTGTGGTGCCACTCCAGGATTATTAACCGCCGCCGCTGCCGTTGCCGCTCAAAGTTTTGCCGAAATTCACAGCGTTAAAATTACTTTTGGCGTGGGTATTGCTAACTGGGAGGCATATCGCGCTACGATACGCGAAGATATTGCTCACATGCCTGGATACGATGTCGAGAGGGCAAGGAATATGAGCGATCGCGAAGTGGCTGCTTTACTAGATAAAACCAACGGAATTTTAGCCTTAGAAAATATGGAACATGCCGATGATATTATGCTGGAGCTAGCGGGAATTTGCGGTCGCGATCGCGTTACTGTTGGGGGTGTTGTGGATACGCGCAATCCGAAAAAACCTCTCAGTACCAACGTCAAAATTACAGGACGCACCTTTGAGGGCAAAATCTCAACTCACACCTTTACCTTAGGCGACGAAACCAGCATGGCAGCCAATGTTTGTGGTCCCGCTTTTGGTTATCTCAAAGCAGGTGCGGCTTTAAATGGACGCGGTATCTTTGGTTTGTTTACCGCCGCAGAAATTATGCCTCAGTTTGTTAGATAA
- a CDS encoding DUF3285 domain-containing protein: MTNSTSTPNPDQSPLEDRPQDSYVKLAMRNMVRKGGRSLRHFFLTTVGLLAVLIGLAYLTR; the protein is encoded by the coding sequence ATGACAAATTCGACCTCTACCCCAAACCCCGACCAATCTCCTTTAGAAGATCGACCACAAGATAGTTACGTTAAGCTAGCTATGCGTAATATGGTGCGAAAAGGAGGCAGATCTTTAAGACACTTTTTCCTGACTACCGTTGGTTTATTAGCAGTGTTAATTGGTTTGGCTTATTTGACCAGATAA
- a CDS encoding histone deacetylase, whose product MLSVIYSPEFLEHDTGYAHPECPARLTAIAEALQQVSWQDKLEWLSPTPIENREVLSWVRQIHTAAHIERIKLISEKGGGYLDGDTILSARSYEVALLAVNAWLDGVDWVLDKHSPAFVLARPPGHHATAKTGMGFCLFSNAAIAANYALQQSGVERVAILDWDVHHGNGTEAIVEHNSQIIYCSLHQHPCYPGTGAKSDRGKYNNVLNLPMNPGSTIEDYQPVFTREVVPFLSGFEPDLLIVSAGYDANREDPLAGISLHPDDYAWLTKSILPVSSRILFGLEGGYHLDSLAKSVVATLASCL is encoded by the coding sequence ATGCTTTCAGTTATTTATTCTCCAGAATTTTTAGAACACGATACGGGCTACGCTCATCCCGAATGTCCCGCGCGCTTGACGGCAATAGCGGAAGCTTTACAACAGGTTTCCTGGCAAGACAAATTAGAATGGCTTTCACCCACCCCGATTGAAAACAGAGAAGTATTATCCTGGGTGCGTCAGATTCATACTGCCGCACACATCGAACGAATTAAACTGATTTCGGAAAAAGGAGGAGGATATTTAGACGGAGATACAATTTTATCGGCTCGGAGTTATGAAGTTGCCCTACTGGCAGTCAATGCCTGGTTAGACGGAGTAGATTGGGTACTCGACAAACATAGTCCTGCATTTGTTTTGGCACGTCCTCCAGGACATCATGCAACTGCTAAAACAGGAATGGGTTTTTGTTTATTTTCTAATGCGGCGATCGCGGCAAATTACGCTTTACAACAATCGGGAGTCGAGCGAGTAGCAATTCTAGATTGGGACGTACATCATGGCAACGGTACGGAGGCAATTGTCGAACATAACTCCCAGATTATCTACTGTTCTTTACACCAACATCCCTGTTATCCAGGTACGGGAGCTAAGAGCGATCGCGGTAAATACAATAATGTACTTAATCTACCGATGAATCCAGGCAGCACCATCGAAGACTATCAGCCAGTTTTTACCAGAGAAGTAGTGCCATTTTTAAGCGGGTTCGAGCCAGATTTACTAATTGTCAGCGCGGGTTACGATGCCAATCGTGAAGATCCTCTAGCGGGAATATCGCTACATCCTGATGACTATGCCTGGCTGACTAAATCTATACTGCCTGTTTCCTCCAGGATTTTGTTTGGTTTGGAAGGTGGTTATCATTTAGACTCGCTGGCAAAATCTGTAGTTGCAACTTTAGCTAGTTGTTTGTAA
- a CDS encoding diacylglycerol kinase family protein has translation MTESTNFNNVVRDTSDSTNKPVLRQLAWQVAPNLFLSFKYAWAGVKYAFLTQRNFRIHTAIGALAVSLGSYLHIQPMEMAVIVLTCAIVMVLELINTAIEAVVDLTVKQSYHELAKIAKDCAAGAVLIGATAAVLVAAFILLPPLLQPLVSF, from the coding sequence ATGACCGAATCAACCAATTTCAATAATGTAGTTCGAGACACTTCTGATTCTACTAATAAACCAGTTTTGAGACAGTTGGCCTGGCAAGTCGCACCTAACTTATTTTTAAGTTTTAAATATGCCTGGGCAGGGGTAAAATACGCCTTTCTCACTCAAAGGAACTTTCGGATACATACAGCAATAGGCGCACTTGCAGTTAGCCTCGGCAGTTATCTACACATTCAGCCGATGGAAATGGCAGTTATTGTTTTGACATGCGCCATTGTCATGGTTTTAGAATTGATTAATACGGCGATTGAAGCGGTAGTCGATCTAACAGTAAAGCAAAGTTATCACGAACTCGCTAAAATTGCTAAGGACTGTGCGGCAGGGGCAGTTTTAATTGGTGCGACCGCAGCGGTGTTAGTAGCCGCGTTTATTTTATTACCCCCTCTGCTACAGCCATTAGTATCGTTTTAA
- a CDS encoding ATP-binding protein has product MNSVKSPESLYQLTQDLETPLTSIAIGAETLKFYVEAIIELAIEQQLQATIWVKLPQTQTWLELIQKYYQTGKAKRIYLCNTQKKSFRPLADDAANKKVVPVKFIKNSWLQRESFLIVLSSQFSIALLSQWQKGQIVVESSQKRLTQPYIQMVSSFNSSVIEQILAGVKQIANAADTNNFIVAADLQVPQIVDRESTLLAQLLLKQIERCELLRTQSHRTSERQQSTNSAISGLQEEFLNSLARELRSPITHMKTALSLLESKQIKGEQRQRYLQMIGSECDRQNSLVRGLLELLQLGTPTENRQLNLDEFVPGIVSTYQPLAREQNIQLGYTIPASLPPIACPVAWLRQIIINLLNNSLQFTPAGGKVYVQASLKNEYIELSIADTGIGIEAKEIDKVFDSFYSTKAINQQQTTGAGLGLTIVRQLVERIGGSIEVNSRVGRGTNFKILLPTIPAELV; this is encoded by the coding sequence ATGAACTCTGTTAAGTCTCCCGAATCTTTATATCAATTAACTCAAGATTTAGAAACTCCCTTAACTTCGATTGCCATCGGTGCTGAAACTCTTAAATTTTATGTTGAAGCAATTATCGAGCTGGCGATCGAACAACAGCTTCAAGCGACAATTTGGGTCAAGCTACCTCAAACCCAAACTTGGCTGGAATTAATACAAAAATACTATCAAACGGGCAAAGCCAAACGTATTTATTTGTGTAATACGCAAAAAAAATCTTTTCGTCCGCTGGCTGATGATGCAGCTAATAAAAAAGTTGTTCCTGTTAAATTTATTAAAAACTCTTGGTTGCAACGAGAGTCTTTTTTGATTGTCTTATCGTCTCAATTCTCCATCGCGCTCTTATCTCAATGGCAAAAAGGACAAATTGTTGTCGAATCTTCACAAAAAAGGTTGACCCAGCCTTATATTCAAATGGTATCTAGCTTTAATTCGTCTGTAATCGAACAGATTTTGGCGGGAGTAAAACAAATTGCTAATGCAGCTGATACTAATAATTTTATAGTTGCAGCAGACTTACAGGTTCCTCAAATAGTAGATAGAGAATCGACACTGCTTGCCCAACTGTTACTCAAGCAAATCGAACGTTGCGAATTATTAAGAACTCAAAGTCATCGGACTTCAGAACGACAGCAAAGCACGAATTCAGCAATTTCAGGCTTACAAGAAGAGTTTTTAAATAGCTTGGCGCGAGAGTTGCGATCGCCAATTACCCATATGAAGACTGCTTTGAGCTTATTAGAATCTAAACAAATTAAAGGCGAACAGCGACAGCGTTATTTACAGATGATTGGTAGCGAATGCGATCGCCAAAATTCTCTAGTACGTGGTTTGCTCGAACTGCTTCAGTTGGGTACGCCTACAGAAAATCGACAGTTGAATTTAGATGAATTTGTTCCAGGGATTGTTAGTACATATCAACCACTGGCAAGAGAACAAAACATTCAATTAGGATATACTATACCTGCTTCTTTGCCCCCTATAGCATGCCCTGTGGCTTGGCTGAGACAAATTATTATCAATTTACTTAACAACAGCTTACAGTTTACTCCTGCTGGCGGTAAAGTATACGTACAGGCATCTCTCAAAAATGAATACATTGAATTATCGATCGCCGATACGGGAATTGGTATTGAAGCTAAAGAAATCGATAAAGTTTTTGATAGTTTTTATAGTACTAAAGCCATCAATCAGCAGCAAACTACAGGTGCGGGTTTGGGATTGACCATTGTACGACAACTAGTAGAACGCATTGGTGGTTCTATTGAAGTTAATAGTAGAGTTGGTAGAGGTACGAACTTTAAAATTTTGCTGCCGACAATACCTGCTGAATTAGTCTGA